CTCATCTGCAAGAATTTCTTTTGGATTTGTAAGAAGATCAAATATAACGCCCTCTTCTTTTGCATGATGTACTTCTTCAACTCTGGCTGGAAGTTCTTCCTCGCCACGACGGTAGATTACATGTACTTCTGCTCCAAGACGAAGTGCTGTTCTGGCAGCATCCATTGCTACGTTACCGCCACCGACAACTGCAACTTTCTTACCTGCTGCAATCGGTGTATCATAAGAATCATCGAAAGCTTTCATAAGGTTGCTTCTTGTCAGATACTCGTTTGCAGAGAATACTCCGTTTGATGCCTCTCCCGGAATTCCCATGAACATCGGAAGACCTGCTCCGGAACCGATGAATACAGCTTCAAAGTTTTCCTCTTCCATCAACTGATCGATTGTTGTTGATTTACCGATTACTACGTTTGGCTCAAAATGTACACCTAATTCTTTTACTTTTTCGATTTCTTTCTTTACGACTTTCTCTTTTGGAAGACGGAACTCTGGAATACCATATACAAGTACTCCGCCAAGCTCATGAAGTGCCTCAAATACTGTTACTTCATAACCAAGCTTTGCAAGGTCTCCGGCGCATGTAAGTCCGGACGGACCAGAACCGATAACTGCAACTTTATGTCCATTTGTCTTCTCAGGTTTTGCAGGTTTAATGTCATGCTCAAGAGCGTAATCAGCAACGAATCTTTCAAGTTTACCGATTGAAATCGGGTCACCTTTGATTCCACGGATACATTTGCTCTCGCACTGGGACTCCTGTGGACATACACGGCCACAGATAGCAGGAAGTGCTGAGGACTCTCCGATTACTTTATAAGCTTCCTCAATATTACCTTCTTTTACATGACTAATAAATCCTGGAATATTGATAGATACAGGACAGCCCTGAATACATCTTGCATTCTTACAGTTGATACAGCGCTGTGCCTCTTCCATTGCTTCTTCTTTGTTATATCCATAACATACTTCTTCGAAGTT
The sequence above is drawn from the Dorea formicigenerans genome and encodes:
- the gltA gene encoding NADPH-dependent glutamate synthase, with product MANVLERVPVREQDPKVRATNFEEVCYGYNKEEAMEEAQRCINCKNARCIQGCPVSINIPGFISHVKEGNIEEAYKVIGESSALPAICGRVCPQESQCESKCIRGIKGDPISIGKLERFVADYALEHDIKPAKPEKTNGHKVAVIGSGPSGLTCAGDLAKLGYEVTVFEALHELGGVLVYGIPEFRLPKEKVVKKEIEKVKELGVHFEPNVVIGKSTTIDQLMEEENFEAVFIGSGAGLPMFMGIPGEASNGVFSANEYLTRSNLMKAFDDSYDTPIAAGKKVAVVGGGNVAMDAARTALRLGAEVHVIYRRGEEELPARVEEVHHAKEEGVIFDLLTNPKEILADENDWVKGMKVVKMQLGEPDASGRRRPEEIPGSEYEIELDTVIMSLGTSPNPLIASTTKGLETNKRKCIVAEEENGQTSKACVFAGGDAVTGAATVILAMGAGKAGAKGIHELLSNK